Sequence from the Nocardiopsis sp. YSL2 genome:
CCGCTGGCGCTCATGATCGGCATGCTCCTCGACCAGCAGGTCGCCATGGAGTCCGCCTTCGCCGGACCGAAGAAGATCGCCGACCGGCTCGGCTCGCTGGACGCCGCCGACCTCGCCGGGCGGGACCCCGAGGAACTCGCCGAGGTCTTCGCGCGCACGCCGGCGGTGCACCGCTTCCCCTCCTCGATGGCCAAACGGGTCCAGGCGCTGTGCGCGGCCCTGGTCGACGACTACGGGGGTCGCGCCGAGCAGGTCTGGACCTCGGGCGAGCCCGACGGTCGCGAACTGCTCCGCCGCCTCAAGGCCCTTCCCGGCT
This genomic interval carries:
- a CDS encoding HhH-GPD-type base excision DNA repair protein, which encodes MDHTLHITGDTEADALLARDPLALMIGMLLDQQVAMESAFAGPKKIADRLGSLDAADLAGRDPEELAEVFARTPAVHRFPSSMAKRVQALCAALVDDYGGRAEQVWTSGEPDGRELLRRLKALPGFGDQKARIFLALLGKQRGVRPEGWREAAGPYGEEGSRRSVADIVDEQSLTEVRETKRAAKAAKKKE